The following DNA comes from Porphyromonadaceae bacterium W3.11.
GATAGAAATCTCTCCAGATCTGACTGGTGCTTACATCGCTATGGCAGGAATCGCGTATGATCAGTCTAAATATCAGAAAGCGGAGCAATACATGGATGAAGCCATTCACTATGATAATAAAGTGCCAGAGCTATTCATCAATCGTGGATTGATTAGATATCAAAGGAAGAATATTAGAGGTGCTATGACTGACTATTCTAAGGCAGTAGATTTAGCCCCCAATAACTCATTAGCCTTATATAATAGGGCACTATTACGCACACAGGTAGGGGAGAGAAATGCAGCACAGGAGGACTTCAATAGGGTGCTTCAGCTGGATCCCGAAAATTATTTTGCACTATTCAATAGAGCTATTATTTCTAATGAAATAGGTGATTATCGTTTGGCTATTTCAGACCTCAATAAGATTATTGAGAGGTACCCAACCTTTGTACCAGCTTATGTTCAAAGAGCCGAAGCAAAAGAGAAGATGGGATTAGCCCATGACTCAAAACAAGATTTATATCAGGCCTCTAAACTCATGTACGACTCCAACACTCTTAGCAAAGCTGCTGACTTGCAGGCCAAAGCCGACAAAGAGGCGTCTGAGATGAACGATGTTCGAGATGATCGTGACAAGAATATCAAAAAGTTCAAGATGTTGGTCTATAATAGTCAGCAGAAAGGATATAATGACTTATATAAGGAGGACGGCATCAGAGGTCGTGTTCAGGATAGAGATGTAGCTATATCTCCTGAACCTATGTATCAGCTCTCTTACTATGTGGTCGTTGGTGAGCAGATTAGGAGCGAAGCCGTTAGTAAGTATGCCAGTAAGTTGGAGTTACCAGAGAGCGAATATGCTATTCAGGTGGTAAGACATGTTCCTCAATTAAGTCAGGATATGGTAGACATGCATTTACAGCGGGTCCAAGAATTCAACCCTAATGAATTGATGAGTGCTGATAAACTATTAAAGTACGCTATGGATCAGGTAACGCTTAGAGATCACGAGATGGCTATAGCGACATTCTCATTAATTTTAGACTCCATGCCAGATGATCCAGCCTCTCTATTTCAGAGAGCGGTGTCAAGGTATCTGGCTTACGAAGCAACTCTGAAGGAAGTTGATTTTGAGAATAAACAAAAGAGCAATACCCCTGATCTCGTACAAGATCCTAACCACTCAAAAGAGTATTTGCTAAAAAAAGCAAAAGCTCAAGACTCGATTAAAGACTTAGAGACCGTACTTAAGCTAGTTCCAGATTATGCTCCAGCACTATACAATATAGGATATATTTATGCATCTCTAGGACAGTATATAGAAGCAATTGAGTACTATGATCGAGCTATATCTGTTGAGCCCAAGATGGGAGCTGCATATTACAATCGAGGACTTGCACATTACTCTATTGGTGAGAAGAATAAAGGAGATTCCGATCTAAGTGCCGCAGGTAACTTAGGATTCTACAAAGCCTATTCTATCATCCGTAGAATGAAATAAAGCGGTTAAGCCTCTATAAAAGTCGGTAAGTCTCAATGGTATTTGTTTACCTTTTATCTTGAAATTCATACAAGATGGCATTTCTTGGATGATACACTTTGAGGTATCTTATCCCCAGAATAGGGTATCCTTCTGTCCTCAACTTTTATCAAACGAACTATAATAAAAAAGAGCTCTATGGAAATTTCCACAGAGCTCTTTTAAGCTTGTATGTTGTAATTAAATTACTGAGCTACAATAGCGCCGGTTGGGCAAGCTTCTGCACATGCACCACAGTCGATGCAAACATCAGCGTCAATTACATAGATATCGCCTTCAGAGATTGCGTCAACTGGGCATTCTGGTTGGCAAGTGCCACAAGCGATACAAGAGTCTTCAATAAAGTGTGCCATAACGTTTAATTCAAATTATTTAGTGTATAAATTAATTATTACTTTTAGTTTCCACTGCAAATATACACTTTTATTTGAAAATAATACCTACTTATAGGTATCTATTATGGCTAATCCTTTACTTCGCTTTATCTAATTCAATAGTAAAGTGTCTCATTACTGGTAACTCTCGCTTAATAACATATCCTTTCGTAATCTCTTCTCTGCGATCAAATACATTTTTACACGCAGCAGCGACTACATTCATATGATTGTCTGTATAGGTTCTTCGAGGGATAGCAAGCCTTAGCAGCTCTAGCTTAGGATATCTATTCTCTCCAGTTTTTGGATCTCTGTCTGCTAATAGAGAACCAATTTCTACGCCTCTTATACCTGCTTCTAGGTAGAGTTCGATACCTAGTGTCTGAGCTATAAATTCTTCTTTAGGAACATGAGTTAGTATTTTCTTAGCATCCAAGAAGATGGCATGTCCTCCAGCAGGTCTTTGGTATGGAATACCATACTCGTCAAGTTTTTGTCCTAAGTAAGCTACTTGCTTGATGCGAGAGTCAAGAGTGTCAAACTCAGTACCCTCATCAAGTCCGATAGCGAGAGCATTCATATCTCTACCACTCATACCACCATAGGTAAGAAATCCTTCATTCATGATGCTATACATCTGGCACTTATGGTATAGTTCTTCATCACGCATCGCTAAGAAACCGCCCATATTGACGATAGCATCTTTCTTACTTGACATGGTCATGATATCACCATAGCTAAGCATTTCTTTTACGATTTCCTTAATGGATTTACTGCTGTACCCTTCTTCTCTCATCTTTATGAAGTATGCATTTTCAGCAAATCTTGCTCCATCTATCTGAAGTTTGATGCCGTATTTCTTGCAAAGTTCGGCTGTCTCACGAATGTTTTTCATGGATACAGGTTGTCCTCCAGCTGTATTATTTGTAATGGTAAGGACACACATAGGTATTTTTTCTTTAGGATTATTTTTAAAGCAATCCTCCAGTTTATTAAGGTCCATTTCACCCTTGAAGGGCATTTCCTTTTCGGTGTCAGCTGCATCATCAATGGTACAATCTAGTGCAACAGCTTTTCTGAATTCGATGTGTCCCTTAGTGGTATCAAAGTGAGAATTTCCGGGTAGGATGTCTCCTTCTTTTATAGTAGCAGAATACAATACATTTTCAGCAGCTCTTCCTTGGTGCGTTGGTAGAAAATAAGGGAAGCCTAATATGTTATTAATCGCTTCCTTCATGTTGTAAAAAGAGCTTGCTCCTGCGTAACTTTCGTCTCCTAACATTATTCCTGACCATTGCCTATCACTCATCGCTCCTGTACCAGAGTCGGTAAGGAGGTCGATAAAGACATGTTGACTCTTGAGACCAAAAAGATTATAGTTCGCTTCCTTTATCCAATGAGCACGTTCTTCGTAAGTGCTTTTATGAATAGGTTCAACCATCTTAATACGATAGGATTCCGAAAAAGGTAGTTTCATAAGTAAATTGTGTTTTTTTATGTTTTAATATTACAGTTATGCTCCAAATATAGAGTGTATATCAAATATACATATATTCTCTAAGTGGAATAAATAAATCCCTTATTATCACTTTTGTTAACAAATCTATCGTGTAACATCTCTAAATGTTACTTCACTAATAGAATAAATTACTTGTGATCAGAAATGTTGAGTTGACAGGAATTTAGACCTCTTATCCAACTAATAATCTTATAAGAGTGGTAGTTGTAGGAATTATATTTAGATAAATATCGATTTGAAAATCGTTTGGTTTAGGGAAATATTCTTCAATCGAAATGCAGCAAGCAAATGTGAAAGCTTGGGGGGTGGTATAGAATCAAATAAAGTATTAAATTTGCAGGTAATATGTGGGTGATTGCCACATTCTTGATGATGACAACTTTTGATTAAAAAATAGATAGATTATGAATGTTTCGTATTCTTGGTTAAAAAAATATGTTGATTTTGACCAAACACCTAGTGAAGTGGCTGAAATCCTAACCTCAATTGGGTTGGAGGTGGCTGCTGTCGAGGAGCATGAATCGATACGTGGTGGTTTGGAAGGTCTGGTTATTGGTAAGGTGCTTACCTGTGTGGAGCACTCTAATTCGGATCATCTCCATGTCACTACAGTAGATTTAGGCAGTAAATTTTCTCCTGATGGTCCAGTACAAATAGTATGCGGTGCACCTAACATTGCAGCTGGGCAGACTGTAGTGGTTGCCACTATTGGGACCACCCTTTACTCTGGTGAGGAATCATTCGTTATTAAGAAAGGTAAGATTCGTGGTGAAGAGTCCTTTGGTATGATATGCTCGGAAGTTGAAATTGGTGTTGGTACTGATGCGAGTGGTATTATGGTACTCCCTTCAGATATACCAGCTGGGACTCTGGCAAAGGATTATTTTGAGGTGATTTCTGATCATATCATTGAGGTAGAGATTACACCTAACCGTGTCGATGGTACTAGTCATTATGGCGTAGCTAGAGATCTGTATGCTTATCTCAAGACTCATGGTTATGAAACAGCCTTGAGGAAACCTGAGCTTCCTGAAGTCAAAGCAATCGAAGAAGAGCCTGTTACATTATCTCTCCTTGCTCCTGAAGCTTGTCGAAGGTACTCTGGTATTGTCATCAAGGATATGACAGTGGGGGATAGCCCTAAGTGGCTTAGAAATGCCTTGGAGATTATTGGGCAAAAGTCTATCAATAATGTGGTGGACGTTGCTAATTATGTCTTATTCGAATTAGGACAGCCGCTACATACCTTTGATCTGGATAAGATTACAGGGGATGAAATTCAGGTACGACTGGCTAAAAATGGTGAGACCTTAACGACTCTGGATGGCAATGAGATTAAATTAATGGAGCGAGACTTGGTCATTGCTGACGCTGAAAAGCCAATGTGCTTGGCTGGTGTTATGGGAGGCTTAGATTCGGGAGTGACGAAGGATACTAAAAATATGTTCCTAGAGATAGCTACATTTGATCCTACTTTCATTCGAAAAAGTGTTCGTCGTTATGGATTTAATACTGATGCCTCATTCCGATTTGAAAGAGGTTTGGATCCTGAGCAGATACCAGATGCCATGAGGAGAGCTATTTCGCTAATCCTTGAAGTGACAGGAGGACATATTGCTAGCCGTGTATATGATGAATACCCTGAGGTGTTAGAGCCATACAAGGTTGATCTGACCATTCAAAACGTTCAAAGCCTCACAGGACTCCCCATCTCAGAGGAAAAAATCATCGAAATTCTTGAAGCTTTAGATATAAAGGTTAAGGAAAATAATAATGGAGCTCTAAAGTTGGAGGTGCCAAGATATAGATTCGATGTCACTAGAGATATAGATGTGATTGAGGATATTCTTAGGATCTATGGTTACAACGAGTACCCCGAAAGTAAGAGGTTAACAAGTACCATTAGTGTAAATACACCTACTGACATTAGTATTCAGATGCAGCAAAAAGTTAGTGAACAACTAGTTGGTGCTGGATTTAATGAGATTCTGAATAACTCACTATCTAAGGCAGTCTACTATCTTGATGAGATAGAAAAGGGGAAAGCTGTACAAGTAATGAATCCGCTCTCTAGTGATCTATCCACTATGCGAATGACACTCATTCATGGTGGCTTAGAGACCATTAATTTCAACCTTAACCGTCAAGCCCACAACTTAAGATTATTTGAGTTTGGTAATTGCTATCGCAGAGCTGAAGAGGGTGAACAATCGCCACTTGCTGGGTTTGTCGAAAACTTTAGGTTAGGGTTATGGATGACAGGAGATGCTGCTCCAATGCATTGGGCTAGAAAAGAGTATGAAGCTATTTCTTACGAATTGAAAGCTGTCTTGATGAACGTGCTGACACGTCTTGGGCTTAACCAGTCGGAGCTTTTAATTGAGAAGAGTGGTGACTCCGCAGTTTACGAAGCGGCAGAGATTATTACACTAAGAGGGGGCGATGCTATCGCTAAGTGGGGATTGGTTAGCCGAGAGCTATTAAAGAAGCATGATATCTCTACGCCAGTCTATTTTGCTGAGATTGAGTGGAATCCTATCATGGATCGCGTTTTGAATAGAGAAGTGAAGTTCACTCCTATCCCTAAGTTCTTTGCCGTTAAGCGTGATTTTGCTTTACTTGTAGATAAGCATGTTACCTTTGCTGCTATTGAACAAGTAGCACGAAAGGCAGGAGGCAAATTGCTTAAGAGCATCGTTCTTTTTGATGTGTATGAAGATTCAAATCACTTACCAGAAGGCAAGAAGAGCTATGCTGTAAACTTCGAACTACAAGATCCAGAGAAAACACTTTCTGACAAAGTGATTGATAAAACAATGAATAAAATATATGACGCACTAAACAAATCACTTGGTGCTGAATTAAGATAATTAGATTAAAACCGTAAGATGGGAAGAGCATTTGAATATCGGAAAGCCCGTAAAATGAAAAGATGGGGCAATATGGCTAGAGTCTTTACTAAGCTAGGTAAAGAAATCACGATTGCAGCTAAGGCTGGTGGTCCTGATCCTGATACTAACCCACGTCTGCGTGTCCTGATCCAGACCTCCAAAAAGGAGAATATGCCTAAGGAAAATGTGGAACGAGCCATAAAGAAAGCTACAGATAAGGAATATACGGACTATAAAGAGATTAACTATGAGGGATATGGACCTCATGGCATAGCTGTCTTTGTAGAAACAGCAACGGACAATCACCAGAGAACAGTTGCAAATGTTCGTAGTTACTTTAATAAAGTTGGTGGTACTCTTGGGACCACAGGTAGCTTAGAGTTTTTGTTTGAACACAAGGTGATATTCCATGCAAAACCACCAGAGAATAAGGAAATAGACCTCGAGGAATTGACTTTGGAGCTCATTGACTTTGATGTTGATGAGGTGGATCAAGATGAAGATGAGGGCGAAATCGTAATCTCTGGAGAATTCGCATCAAACTCTGCCATTCAGAATTATTTAGAAGAACAAGGCTTTGAAGTTAGTAGTGCCGAATTTGTACGTATTCCAATGGATTACAAGGATGTGACACCAGAGCAGCGAGCCGATATTGATAAGCTGATAGGCCTTCTAGAAGACGACGACGATGTACAGAATGTCTTCCATAATATGGCGGATGACGAATCGGATAAGGAATAATCAAAAACAGTTATAAAGATAAGTGAAGGTTACTGGAGTCAAATTACTGACTGCAGTAACCTTTATTAATGGTATTGAGTATGGAATTAAATGATTTAGTTAAGAGATTTGAGGGTAGTAAAGCCTATAAATCTCTATTACGTAACTTAGATCTAGGGATAGATAAAATAGCATTATCAGAACTTCAAGGATCTGCTCCGGCTTTATTATTGAACGCCCTCTCTCTAACTAATTCAGTTCCTATGCTCGGTATAGCTAAGGATTTGGAGGATGCCGCTTATCTTCAAAATGATCTTCAGGTCTTATTAGGGGACGAAGTAGAGGTCCTCTTCTTCCCCTCTCTCTATAAGAGAGCCATTAGATATGGTCAGAAGGATCTTGCTAATGAGGTTATACGGACAGAACTTCTGGAATTAGTCAGAGAAGAAAAGTATCCCAAGTTTATCATTACATATCCCGAGGCTCTTATTGAAGGCGTTGTAGATAAGGATGTGTATGATGCTGGACGAATGCAGCTCAAGGTGGGCGAAGAGATAAATAGATCAGAGCTACGAGAGAATTTATGGGAGATGGGCTTTGAGGAAGTTGATTATGTTTATTCTCCTGGCGATTTTGCAATCCGGGGAAGCTTGATAGATATCTATTCCTTTGCAGCAGAAAGTCCAATGAGGCTTGACTTCTTTGATGATGAGTTAGAAAGTATCCGAAGCTTTGATCCTGAAACGCAACTTTCAAATAAGCAGTATAAGGAGATCACAATTCTGGCCGCTTTTGATACAGATGAAAGAGCCGGTCACTCTTTACTTTCAATATTACCTAAGGAGACTCTCATTTATGTAGATCAGGTTGCTTTTCTTGAAGCATCACTTAAGGAAGTTTACAATTT
Coding sequences within:
- a CDS encoding 4Fe-4S binding protein produces the protein MAHFIEDSCIACGTCQPECPVDAISEGDIYVIDADVCIDCGACAEACPTGAIVAQ
- a CDS encoding YebC/PmpR family DNA-binding transcriptional regulator, translated to MGRAFEYRKARKMKRWGNMARVFTKLGKEITIAAKAGGPDPDTNPRLRVLIQTSKKENMPKENVERAIKKATDKEYTDYKEINYEGYGPHGIAVFVETATDNHQRTVANVRSYFNKVGGTLGTTGSLEFLFEHKVIFHAKPPENKEIDLEELTLELIDFDVDEVDQDEDEGEIVISGEFASNSAIQNYLEEQGFEVSSAEFVRIPMDYKDVTPEQRADIDKLIGLLEDDDDVQNVFHNMADDESDKE
- a CDS encoding tryptophanase: MKLPFSESYRIKMVEPIHKSTYEERAHWIKEANYNLFGLKSQHVFIDLLTDSGTGAMSDRQWSGIMLGDESYAGASSFYNMKEAINNILGFPYFLPTHQGRAAENVLYSATIKEGDILPGNSHFDTTKGHIEFRKAVALDCTIDDAADTEKEMPFKGEMDLNKLEDCFKNNPKEKIPMCVLTITNNTAGGQPVSMKNIRETAELCKKYGIKLQIDGARFAENAYFIKMREEGYSSKSIKEIVKEMLSYGDIMTMSSKKDAIVNMGGFLAMRDEELYHKCQMYSIMNEGFLTYGGMSGRDMNALAIGLDEGTEFDTLDSRIKQVAYLGQKLDEYGIPYQRPAGGHAIFLDAKKILTHVPKEEFIAQTLGIELYLEAGIRGVEIGSLLADRDPKTGENRYPKLELLRLAIPRRTYTDNHMNVVAAACKNVFDRREEITKGYVIKRELPVMRHFTIELDKAK
- a CDS encoding tetratricopeptide repeat protein, with product MKKAWSIWILYILLLGGLATPLKAQIDTDRVISIGLNAIYFKDYVLAIQYFNSAIQNDSNRAEPYYYRGLAKFSLDDYLGAEIDSDACIERNPYIGEAYYLRAISRHSLGKDSLAIEDYKVVLNSNPDHKGALHNSALLNVAMNDTISARKALDHLQRFFPSYAPGYMIDGGLHLEQNDTITAINLFEKAIEISPDLTGAYIAMAGIAYDQSKYQKAEQYMDEAIHYDNKVPELFINRGLIRYQRKNIRGAMTDYSKAVDLAPNNSLALYNRALLRTQVGERNAAQEDFNRVLQLDPENYFALFNRAIISNEIGDYRLAISDLNKIIERYPTFVPAYVQRAEAKEKMGLAHDSKQDLYQASKLMYDSNTLSKAADLQAKADKEASEMNDVRDDRDKNIKKFKMLVYNSQQKGYNDLYKEDGIRGRVQDRDVAISPEPMYQLSYYVVVGEQIRSEAVSKYASKLELPESEYAIQVVRHVPQLSQDMVDMHLQRVQEFNPNELMSADKLLKYAMDQVTLRDHEMAIATFSLILDSMPDDPASLFQRAVSRYLAYEATLKEVDFENKQKSNTPDLVQDPNHSKEYLLKKAKAQDSIKDLETVLKLVPDYAPALYNIGYIYASLGQYIEAIEYYDRAISVEPKMGAAYYNRGLAHYSIGEKNKGDSDLSAAGNLGFYKAYSIIRRMK
- the pheT gene encoding phenylalanine--tRNA ligase subunit beta, translating into MNVSYSWLKKYVDFDQTPSEVAEILTSIGLEVAAVEEHESIRGGLEGLVIGKVLTCVEHSNSDHLHVTTVDLGSKFSPDGPVQIVCGAPNIAAGQTVVVATIGTTLYSGEESFVIKKGKIRGEESFGMICSEVEIGVGTDASGIMVLPSDIPAGTLAKDYFEVISDHIIEVEITPNRVDGTSHYGVARDLYAYLKTHGYETALRKPELPEVKAIEEEPVTLSLLAPEACRRYSGIVIKDMTVGDSPKWLRNALEIIGQKSINNVVDVANYVLFELGQPLHTFDLDKITGDEIQVRLAKNGETLTTLDGNEIKLMERDLVIADAEKPMCLAGVMGGLDSGVTKDTKNMFLEIATFDPTFIRKSVRRYGFNTDASFRFERGLDPEQIPDAMRRAISLILEVTGGHIASRVYDEYPEVLEPYKVDLTIQNVQSLTGLPISEEKIIEILEALDIKVKENNNGALKLEVPRYRFDVTRDIDVIEDILRIYGYNEYPESKRLTSTISVNTPTDISIQMQQKVSEQLVGAGFNEILNNSLSKAVYYLDEIEKGKAVQVMNPLSSDLSTMRMTLIHGGLETINFNLNRQAHNLRLFEFGNCYRRAEEGEQSPLAGFVENFRLGLWMTGDAAPMHWARKEYEAISYELKAVLMNVLTRLGLNQSELLIEKSGDSAVYEAAEIITLRGGDAIAKWGLVSRELLKKHDISTPVYFAEIEWNPIMDRVLNREVKFTPIPKFFAVKRDFALLVDKHVTFAAIEQVARKAGGKLLKSIVLFDVYEDSNHLPEGKKSYAVNFELQDPEKTLSDKVIDKTMNKIYDALNKSLGAELR